In a genomic window of Tissierella sp. Yu-01:
- a CDS encoding PAS domain-containing protein — protein sequence MNILNQYIKLVEFLGQTLGPDYEIALHDVRDNENSIIAIANGHITGRGLGSPITSKSAQVIEKKEYLSMDFESNFNTVSSITNKLLRSSTLYIKDNNELIGILCINFDDSKYSDISKQIMELCHPHDLIGRSSFEAIDEIIPSTESDISGSSIQEVARATIDTILQGSPIPPDRLTKDEKLEIVKALDDKGLFRLKDSVQIVAKLLHSSEATIYRYLNSIKKS from the coding sequence ATGAATATTCTTAATCAGTATATTAAATTAGTTGAATTTTTAGGTCAAACATTAGGACCTGATTATGAAATTGCCTTACACGATGTAAGAGACAACGAAAATTCTATTATTGCCATAGCTAATGGTCATATTACAGGCAGGGGATTAGGATCTCCAATTACTTCTAAGAGTGCTCAGGTTATAGAGAAAAAGGAATACTTAAGCATGGATTTTGAATCCAATTTTAATACGGTATCAAGTATAACCAATAAACTTCTAAGGTCCTCAACGTTATATATCAAGGATAATAATGAATTAATAGGTATTCTTTGTATCAATTTTGATGATTCTAAGTATAGTGATATTAGCAAACAAATTATGGAATTATGTCACCCTCATGATTTAATCGGCAGAAGTAGTTTTGAAGCCATTGATGAAATAATACCATCTACAGAATCTGATATATCAGGTTCTAGTATTCAGGAGGTTGCAAGAGCGACTATTGACACAATTCTCCAAGGAAGCCCCATACCGCCAGATAGATTAACAAAGGATGAAAAACTGGAGATAGTTAAAGCCTTAGATGACAAAGGTCTATTTAGATTAAAGGATAGTGTACAAATTGTCGCAAAACTTTTACATAGTTCAGAAGCTACGATCTATAGATACTTAAATAGCATCAAAAAAAGTTAA
- a CDS encoding tryptophanase, producing MAVKYIPEPFRIKMVETIKILNREEREEKIKEAKYNLFNLKGEDVYIDLLTDSGTNAMSSEQWAGVMRGDEAYAGAKSYYNLIEAGKDIFGYEIIQPVHQGRAAEKVLFPLLLNKGKYAISNMFFDTTRAHVELAGARAIDCVVEEAKDPSIRAPFKGNMDVEKLEETINELGKENVGLVVMTITNNSAGGQPVSIQNMRDVAALCKKYGIPLNIDAARFSENAYFIKQREEEFKNTSIKDITKEMFSYADTFTMSAKKDAIVNMGGLIGIKDNEELYLKVKANCISFEGFTTYGGLAGRDLEALSIGLYEGQDEDFLKYRIGQLEYLAARLDEAGIAYQSPVGGHGLFVDAKALLPHIPYNEFPGQALAVELYREAGIRTCDIGSYMLGNDPDTGEQLKADFEFTRLAIPRRVYTQAHFDVMADALIAIKERASSVKGYRVVWEPPILRHFQAHLEPLK from the coding sequence ATGGCAGTAAAATATATACCAGAACCATTTAGAATTAAAATGGTTGAAACCATAAAGATTCTTAATCGTGAAGAAAGGGAAGAAAAGATTAAAGAAGCTAAATATAATCTTTTTAATCTTAAGGGGGAAGACGTTTACATTGACTTATTGACTGATAGTGGGACAAATGCCATGAGCTCAGAACAATGGGCAGGTGTAATGCGTGGGGATGAAGCTTATGCAGGAGCTAAGAGTTACTATAATCTTATAGAAGCTGGTAAAGATATCTTTGGATACGAAATTATTCAACCTGTTCACCAAGGTCGTGCAGCGGAAAAAGTTCTATTTCCTCTTTTATTAAATAAAGGTAAGTATGCAATATCAAATATGTTCTTTGATACTACTAGAGCTCATGTTGAATTAGCTGGTGCAAGAGCTATAGATTGTGTAGTAGAAGAAGCTAAAGATCCTAGTATTAGAGCACCTTTTAAAGGAAATATGGATGTTGAAAAATTAGAAGAGACTATTAATGAATTAGGTAAGGAAAATGTAGGATTAGTTGTAATGACTATAACTAATAACTCAGCTGGTGGACAACCAGTATCTATTCAAAATATGAGAGACGTTGCTGCACTTTGTAAGAAGTATGGTATTCCACTAAATATAGATGCTGCTAGATTTTCTGAAAATGCTTACTTTATCAAACAAAGAGAAGAAGAGTTTAAAAACACAAGCATCAAGGATATTACAAAGGAAATGTTCAGCTACGCAGATACATTTACAATGAGTGCGAAGAAAGATGCTATTGTAAACATGGGTGGACTTATAGGAATAAAAGATAATGAAGAACTATATTTGAAAGTGAAAGCAAATTGTATTTCATTTGAAGGTTTTACAACATACGGTGGACTTGCAGGAAGAGATTTAGAAGCTTTATCAATAGGTCTTTATGAAGGACAAGATGAAGACTTCTTAAAATATAGAATAGGTCAATTAGAGTACTTGGCAGCGCGTTTAGATGAAGCAGGTATAGCATATCAGTCACCTGTTGGAGGACATGGATTATTTGTAGATGCAAAAGCATTATTACCACATATTCCATATAATGAGTTCCCAGGACAGGCATTAGCTGTTGAATTATATAGAGAAGCAGGAATTAGAACTTGCGATATAGGTTCATATATGTTAGGTAACGACCCTGATACAGGAGAACAATTAAAAGCAGATTTTGAATTTACAAGACTTGCAATTCCTAGAAGAGTTTATACTCAAGCTCATTTCGATGTAATGGCTGATGCTTTAATTGCTATTAAGGAAAGAGCTAGTAGCGTTAAGGGCTATAGGGTTGTTTGGGAACCGCCAATTTTACGTCATTTCCAAGCACATCTTGAGCCATTAAAGTAA
- a CDS encoding sodium-dependent transporter yields MNDKNVVNLETQERDSFSNKFGFILACVGSAVGMGNIWLFPYRVGQFGGFAFLIPYWIWVILLGFSGVIGEMSFGRAMQSGPLGACKKAMERRGKKNGDLIGLIPVIGSLGIGIGYAVVVGWIIRFLVGSITGAMISAPDSGAYFGEIAGPFGSVPWHLIALILTFIIMNAGISEGIEKVNKVMMPLFFILFLILAVRVAFLPDAQSGYQFMFNADWSALKNPRAWIYALGQAFFSLSLAGSGTVVYGSYLKNDIDVINSAKYIAVFDTIAAMIASLVILPAVFAFRMDPGAGPPLMFITMPEIFKQMPGGSLFATIFFVAVFFAGITSLINLFETPIEALQSRFNFSRLKAVATIAVIAIGVGIFIESGDTIGVWMDLVSIYIIPLGAIVAAVMFYWVCGKGFPTEQIQLGREKTVWPWIEPLGKYVFCGVSIFVYIIGILLGGIG; encoded by the coding sequence ATGAATGACAAGAATGTTGTAAATCTTGAAACCCAGGAGCGTGATTCTTTTAGCAACAAGTTTGGGTTTATCCTTGCATGCGTAGGGTCAGCAGTTGGAATGGGAAATATCTGGCTATTCCCTTATAGAGTAGGACAATTTGGTGGATTTGCTTTCCTTATACCATATTGGATTTGGGTAATATTATTAGGTTTTTCAGGTGTAATAGGAGAAATGTCATTTGGTAGAGCAATGCAATCAGGACCTTTAGGTGCTTGCAAGAAGGCAATGGAGAGACGTGGAAAGAAAAATGGAGATTTAATAGGCCTTATACCTGTTATTGGATCCCTTGGAATAGGAATTGGTTATGCAGTAGTTGTTGGTTGGATTATTCGATTCTTAGTTGGGTCCATTACAGGAGCAATGATAAGTGCTCCAGACAGTGGAGCATATTTTGGTGAAATAGCAGGTCCATTTGGCAGTGTACCATGGCATTTAATCGCATTAATACTTACGTTTATAATAATGAATGCTGGTATATCAGAGGGTATTGAAAAAGTCAATAAAGTAATGATGCCATTATTCTTTATTTTATTTTTAATACTTGCAGTAAGAGTAGCGTTTTTACCAGATGCACAATCTGGATATCAGTTTATGTTCAATGCAGATTGGTCTGCTTTAAAGAATCCTAGGGCTTGGATTTATGCCTTAGGGCAAGCGTTTTTCTCACTTTCACTTGCTGGATCAGGTACAGTTGTTTATGGAAGTTATTTGAAGAATGATATAGATGTTATAAACTCAGCAAAATATATAGCGGTATTTGATACAATAGCAGCAATGATAGCTTCTTTAGTTATACTACCAGCAGTATTTGCATTTAGAATGGATCCAGGTGCTGGACCCCCACTAATGTTTATAACAATGCCTGAAATATTTAAACAAATGCCAGGAGGCTCATTATTTGCAACTATCTTCTTTGTAGCTGTATTCTTTGCAGGTATTACATCATTAATTAATTTGTTTGAAACACCAATAGAGGCTCTACAATCAAGATTTAACTTTTCAAGATTAAAGGCAGTAGCTACGATTGCAGTAATTGCAATTGGTGTAGGTATATTCATAGAAAGTGGAGATACAATTGGTGTATGGATGGATTTAGTTAGTATTTATATCATTCCATTAGGTGCAATAGTTGCTGCTGTAATGTTCTATTGGGTATGTGGAAAGGGATTTCCAACGGAACAGATCCAATTGGGACGAGAAAAAACTGTATGGCCTTGGATAGAACCTCTTGGTAAGTATGTATTCTGTGGAGTATCAATATTTGTATATATAATAGGTATTCTTCTTGGAGGAATAGGTTAA